Proteins encoded by one window of Nicotiana tabacum cultivar K326 chromosome 10, ASM71507v2, whole genome shotgun sequence:
- the LOC107800335 gene encoding BTB/POZ domain-containing protein At3g22104 isoform X2, with protein sequence MEMEKSVSGNQNLFELTENSLADIRYWTWSELLDALKQCQNLIPVASSSGVIDKYLDSLIGRVASSCETSPCPSTSSADSSGFRLSCDSKSTESFKNSIFRATWWFEDLAAFEPFLIDILAKQMVSRNLDHGILSKFLFYYQKSRFASAKIMDEKCKTMETVIEMLYLLDLSCISFKTLFGMLRITLNLKISKCSRNKLESMIGSLLDQATLDNLLLPSPVGSSYLYDVNLVLRLLKSFISKGACCVPLTRLKKVASLIDLYIAEVAPDPCLKPYKFLALVKSLPESARDSYDAIYHATVMYFEVHSGLCEEEKMKVCSGLKYEKLSTEGCNHLAQNKKFPTKSAGQALITQQVRLKSLLQETNQASPYINSPCSFVETENTGKEDQQIVLYAGKLDLSTENEKLKVHLQGMQCRVLELEKVCRKMQNQMAKMLKSRVSSHNNARSLPRLCS encoded by the exons ATGGAAATGGAGAAATCTGTATCCGGAAACCAAAATCTATTCGAGCTAACTGAGAATTCGCTTGCGGATATAAGGTATTGGACTTGGTCTGAGCTTCTTGATGCCTTAAAGCAATGTCAAAATTTGATTCCTGTGGCAAGTTCTTCAGGTGTAATTGATAAGTACCTCGATTCTCTTATCGGGAGAGTTGCATCTTCCTGTGAAACCAGTCCTTGTCCGTCGACTTCTTCTGCTGACAGTTCTGGATTTCGGTTGTCTTGTGATTCAAAAAGTACAGAGAGCTTTAAAAATAGCATATTTAGGGCAACATGGTGGTTTGAGGATCTAGCTGCTTTCGAGCCCTTTTTGATCGATATTTTGGCAAAGCAAATGGTATCCAGAAATCTTGATCATGGTATTCTTAGTAAGTTTTTGTTCTATTACCAAAAATCAAGATTTGCATCGGCCAAAATAATGGATGAGAAATGCAAGACGATGGAGACAGTTATCGAGATGCTTTATTTGCTAGATTTAAGCTGCATTTCCTTCAAAACCTTATTTGGAATGCTTCGAATTACTCTGAATTTGAAGATAAGCAAGTGCTCGAGGAACAAGTTAGAGAGCATGATTGGTTCCCTGTTGGATCAAGCGACTTTGGATAACCTGCTGCTCCCATCACCAGTTGGATCAAGTTATTTATATGATGTGAATTTAGTTCTTAGGTTGCTGAAATCATTTATTAGCAAAGGGGCATGTTGTGTTCCATTAACACGATTGAAGAAAGTTGCTAGCTTGATCGACTTGTACATAGCAGAAGTAGCTCCTGATCCATGTCTAAAACCTTACAAGTTTCTTGCACTGGTCAAATCGCTGCCTGAATCTGCTAGGGACTCATATGATGCAATCTACCACGCCACGGTGATGTATTTTGAG GTACATTCAGGGTTATGTGAAGAGGAAAAGATGAAAGTATGTAGTGGACTGAAGTATGAGAAGCTGTCAACAGAGGGTTGTAACCACTTAGCTCAGAACAAGAAATTCCCTACAAAATCTGCTGGACAAGCTCTCATCACACAGCAAGTGAGGCTCAAAAGCTTGCTTCAAGAAACCAATCAAGCCAGTCCTTATATCAATTCGCCTTGTAGTTTTGTGGAAACAGAAAATACAGGTAAGGAAGATCAGCAGATCGTGCTATACGCAGGAAAGCTGGATCTTTCGACTGAGAATGAGAAACTTAAAGTACATTTACAAGGTATGCAATGTAGAGTGCTAGAATTGGAAAAAGTTTGCAGGAAAATGCAAAATCAGATGGCAAAGATGTTGAAATCAAGAGTATCAAGCCATAACAATGCAAGATCTTTGCCTAGGCTATGTTCTTGA
- the LOC107800335 gene encoding BTB/POZ domain-containing protein At3g22104 isoform X1, whose protein sequence is MDVSCDLEMDVNGEEIFIVDKNVICSYSGRINKLFGKTKRGTKYLKVIFHDFPGGAESFELITRFCYNKGKIEINHINVSTLYCAACYMEMEKSVSGNQNLFELTENSLADIRYWTWSELLDALKQCQNLIPVASSSGVIDKYLDSLIGRVASSCETSPCPSTSSADSSGFRLSCDSKSTESFKNSIFRATWWFEDLAAFEPFLIDILAKQMVSRNLDHGILSKFLFYYQKSRFASAKIMDEKCKTMETVIEMLYLLDLSCISFKTLFGMLRITLNLKISKCSRNKLESMIGSLLDQATLDNLLLPSPVGSSYLYDVNLVLRLLKSFISKGACCVPLTRLKKVASLIDLYIAEVAPDPCLKPYKFLALVKSLPESARDSYDAIYHATVMYFEVHSGLCEEEKMKVCSGLKYEKLSTEGCNHLAQNKKFPTKSAGQALITQQVRLKSLLQETNQASPYINSPCSFVETENTGKEDQQIVLYAGKLDLSTENEKLKVHLQGMQCRVLELEKVCRKMQNQMAKMLKSRVSSHNNARSLPRLCS, encoded by the exons ATGGATGTTTCTTGTGATCTTGAAATGGATGTCAATGGTGAAGAAATCTTTATTGTTGATAag AATGTTATATGTTCTTATTCAGGaagaataaataaattatttgggAAAACAAAACGAGGGACAAAATATTTAAAGGTGATATTTCATGATTTCCCTGGTGGAGCTGAGAGTTTTGAGCTCATTACAAGATTCTGTTACAACAAAGGGAAGATTGAGATAAACCACATTAATGTTTCAACTCTGTATTGTGCTGCCTGTTATATGGAAATGGAGAAATCTGTATCCGGAAACCAAAATCTATTCGAGCTAACTGAGAATTCGCTTGCGGATATAAGGTATTGGACTTGGTCTGAGCTTCTTGATGCCTTAAAGCAATGTCAAAATTTGATTCCTGTGGCAAGTTCTTCAGGTGTAATTGATAAGTACCTCGATTCTCTTATCGGGAGAGTTGCATCTTCCTGTGAAACCAGTCCTTGTCCGTCGACTTCTTCTGCTGACAGTTCTGGATTTCGGTTGTCTTGTGATTCAAAAAGTACAGAGAGCTTTAAAAATAGCATATTTAGGGCAACATGGTGGTTTGAGGATCTAGCTGCTTTCGAGCCCTTTTTGATCGATATTTTGGCAAAGCAAATGGTATCCAGAAATCTTGATCATGGTATTCTTAGTAAGTTTTTGTTCTATTACCAAAAATCAAGATTTGCATCGGCCAAAATAATGGATGAGAAATGCAAGACGATGGAGACAGTTATCGAGATGCTTTATTTGCTAGATTTAAGCTGCATTTCCTTCAAAACCTTATTTGGAATGCTTCGAATTACTCTGAATTTGAAGATAAGCAAGTGCTCGAGGAACAAGTTAGAGAGCATGATTGGTTCCCTGTTGGATCAAGCGACTTTGGATAACCTGCTGCTCCCATCACCAGTTGGATCAAGTTATTTATATGATGTGAATTTAGTTCTTAGGTTGCTGAAATCATTTATTAGCAAAGGGGCATGTTGTGTTCCATTAACACGATTGAAGAAAGTTGCTAGCTTGATCGACTTGTACATAGCAGAAGTAGCTCCTGATCCATGTCTAAAACCTTACAAGTTTCTTGCACTGGTCAAATCGCTGCCTGAATCTGCTAGGGACTCATATGATGCAATCTACCACGCCACGGTGATGTATTTTGAG GTACATTCAGGGTTATGTGAAGAGGAAAAGATGAAAGTATGTAGTGGACTGAAGTATGAGAAGCTGTCAACAGAGGGTTGTAACCACTTAGCTCAGAACAAGAAATTCCCTACAAAATCTGCTGGACAAGCTCTCATCACACAGCAAGTGAGGCTCAAAAGCTTGCTTCAAGAAACCAATCAAGCCAGTCCTTATATCAATTCGCCTTGTAGTTTTGTGGAAACAGAAAATACAGGTAAGGAAGATCAGCAGATCGTGCTATACGCAGGAAAGCTGGATCTTTCGACTGAGAATGAGAAACTTAAAGTACATTTACAAGGTATGCAATGTAGAGTGCTAGAATTGGAAAAAGTTTGCAGGAAAATGCAAAATCAGATGGCAAAGATGTTGAAATCAAGAGTATCAAGCCATAACAATGCAAGATCTTTGCCTAGGCTATGTTCTTGA